The following proteins are encoded in a genomic region of Devosia lucknowensis:
- a CDS encoding potassium transporter Kup: MTHTENAGQSTGNVATHQASHEKTSLPILTLGAIGVVYGDIGTSPIYAFRQATHVRPGAASSDVEILGLLSLIVWALTLTVAVKYVFFVTRADNNGEGGTLSLMALARKTFTNPPLWITALGVLGAALFYGDALLTPAISVLSAVEGVELVAPGMTRWVVPITLLIIIGVFAVQRFGTAKVSIVFGPITAIWFLVLGISGLVHIVAYPEVLLALNPLLGFSFLFTHFGIAFVVMGAVFLAVTGAEALYVDLGHFGRKPIVLAWFGLVFPALLLNYFGQGAYVLQMGPENVASPFFQMQPEWALLPFVILATLATIIASQAVITGAYSLTQQAIALNMLPRMVVHHTSATQSGQIYMPQINTLLMIGVLILVAAFGSSDALSNAYGIAVSGVMIVTLALLLVVMWRHWKWHPAAVIAFGIIFAVIDGSFFAANVAKLFQGGWVPAAVAIAGALLMWSWMAGRRRLAEKTRRDEVPLEFLVENLSKKKPTTVPGTAIFLTSDVEGAPTALLHSLKHYKVLHEQNVILTVRTSTSPRVPDDEKVTIDAYNELFFRVVVTFGFMEEPNIPKALALARKLGWKFDIMSTSFFLSRRSLKLGQKSGPLRFWQDRVFIRLARNASDATEYFHIPTGRVVEIGTQVVI; the protein is encoded by the coding sequence ATGACGCATACGGAAAATGCCGGTCAGTCGACCGGTAACGTAGCGACCCACCAGGCCAGCCACGAAAAAACCTCTCTCCCCATCCTGACCCTGGGAGCGATCGGTGTCGTCTACGGCGATATCGGCACCAGTCCCATCTATGCGTTCAGACAGGCGACCCACGTTCGACCGGGCGCAGCGTCGTCCGACGTCGAGATTTTGGGCTTGTTGTCGCTGATCGTCTGGGCGCTGACCCTGACAGTCGCGGTCAAGTACGTTTTCTTCGTGACCCGTGCGGACAATAACGGGGAAGGGGGCACGCTCAGCCTCATGGCCCTCGCGCGCAAGACGTTCACCAACCCGCCGCTGTGGATAACGGCGCTGGGTGTGCTCGGCGCAGCGCTGTTCTACGGCGACGCCCTGCTTACGCCCGCCATCTCGGTGCTGTCTGCAGTAGAAGGCGTGGAGCTTGTTGCGCCTGGAATGACCCGTTGGGTCGTGCCGATCACACTCCTCATCATCATCGGCGTTTTTGCGGTGCAGAGGTTCGGAACGGCAAAGGTCTCCATCGTCTTCGGGCCCATCACCGCCATCTGGTTTCTCGTGCTCGGAATATCTGGGCTTGTCCACATCGTCGCTTATCCAGAGGTGTTGCTGGCTCTCAACCCCTTGCTGGGTTTCAGTTTTCTCTTTACCCATTTCGGTATCGCCTTCGTGGTGATGGGCGCCGTGTTCCTGGCCGTCACCGGAGCCGAGGCGCTCTATGTCGACTTGGGGCATTTTGGGCGTAAGCCGATCGTGCTGGCCTGGTTTGGGCTCGTGTTCCCGGCACTGCTGCTGAACTATTTCGGCCAGGGCGCCTACGTCCTGCAGATGGGGCCCGAAAACGTCGCGAGTCCCTTCTTCCAGATGCAGCCGGAATGGGCGCTGTTGCCCTTCGTCATTCTGGCGACGCTGGCCACCATCATCGCCAGCCAGGCGGTGATCACCGGGGCTTATAGCCTGACGCAGCAGGCCATCGCGCTCAACATGCTGCCGCGCATGGTCGTCCACCATACTTCGGCGACGCAGAGCGGGCAGATCTACATGCCGCAGATCAACACCCTGCTGATGATCGGCGTTCTTATCCTGGTCGCTGCATTCGGAAGTTCCGATGCATTGTCAAATGCTTACGGCATTGCTGTGTCGGGCGTGATGATCGTGACGCTGGCACTGCTGCTGGTGGTGATGTGGCGGCACTGGAAGTGGCATCCGGCCGCCGTCATCGCCTTCGGTATCATCTTCGCGGTGATCGACGGATCGTTCTTTGCGGCCAATGTGGCCAAACTTTTCCAGGGCGGCTGGGTGCCGGCGGCGGTCGCCATCGCGGGTGCTCTGCTGATGTGGAGCTGGATGGCGGGCCGCCGGCGGTTGGCGGAAAAGACGCGCCGGGACGAGGTTCCGCTGGAGTTCCTGGTGGAAAATCTGTCGAAGAAAAAGCCGACGACGGTGCCTGGAACGGCGATTTTCCTGACCTCCGACGTCGAGGGTGCGCCGACGGCCTTGCTCCATTCTCTCAAGCATTACAAGGTCTTACACGAGCAGAACGTCATTCTGACGGTGCGGACTTCGACCTCGCCGCGCGTGCCGGACGACGAAAAGGTGACCATCGACGCCTATAACGAGCTGTTCTTCCGTGTGGTCGTGACCTTCGGTTTCATGGAAGAACCCAACATTCCCAAGGCCTTGGCCCTTGCCCGCAAGCTCGGCTGGAAGTTCGACATCATGTCGACTTCGTTCTTCCTGTCGCGACGCTCGTTGAAGCTCGGACAGAAGTCCGGTCCGCTAAGGTTCTGGCAGGACAGGGTTTTTATCCGTCTTGCGCGAAATGCCAGCGATGCGACGGAGTATTTCCACATTCCGACCGGTCGCGTCGTCGAAATTGGTACGCAGGTTGTCATCTAG
- a CDS encoding NADPH-dependent FMN reductase, translating into MSKLKIGVVISSTRPTRFGEVPAKWIVDKANERPEIQAEIVDLRDFDLPFFDEMASNLWMPSSNEKAVAWQKKVGEFDGFIFVVAEYNRSITGALKNALDQAYNEWNKKPFGIVGYGTVGAARAAEHLRGIGVELQMVSTRSAVHIGGADFFAVHPLGQQNKPMSEIEGSIGSSAKDMLDQIIWWGQATKAARADDAAAAKAAE; encoded by the coding sequence ATGTCCAAGCTCAAGATCGGCGTTGTCATCTCGTCCACCCGTCCCACCCGTTTTGGCGAAGTTCCCGCCAAGTGGATCGTCGACAAGGCAAACGAACGCCCTGAAATCCAGGCCGAGATTGTCGACCTGCGCGATTTCGACCTGCCGTTCTTCGACGAAATGGCTTCCAACCTGTGGATGCCGTCGAGCAACGAGAAGGCTGTTGCCTGGCAGAAGAAGGTCGGAGAGTTCGACGGCTTTATTTTCGTCGTTGCCGAGTACAACCGTTCGATCACCGGCGCGCTGAAGAACGCCCTCGATCAGGCCTACAACGAGTGGAACAAGAAGCCGTTCGGCATCGTGGGCTACGGCACAGTCGGCGCGGCCCGCGCTGCTGAGCACCTGCGTGGCATCGGCGTCGAGTTGCAGATGGTTTCGACCCGCTCGGCCGTGCATATCGGCGGCGCAGACTTCTTCGCCGTGCACCCGCTCGGCCAACAGAACAAGCCGATGAGCGAGATCGAAGGCTCGATCGGTTCCTCGGCCAAGGACATGCTCGACCAGATCATCTGGTGGGGTCAGGCCACCAAGGCCGCCCGTGCCGACGACGCAGCGGCCGCCAAGGCTGCTGAATAA
- a CDS encoding pyridoxine 5'-phosphate synthase → MTLLSVNLNAVAQLRNRRDLPWPSVTGIARVVMDAGANGITVHPRPDERHIRRTDVYELSALLRDVYPEAEFNIEGYPSDDFLDLIEDVNPQQVTLVPDDPAQATSDHGWDFLGQGDFLTSVVQLLQRGDRRVSLFCDPDAGLGGVTAAKATGAERVELFTGPYGACYGDPVRAQAELVALAETAAAALSIGLEVNAGHDLTLENLPAFQLAVPGVAEVSIGHGLTAEALLVGFAQAVRAYNAVLR, encoded by the coding sequence ATGACGCTTCTCTCAGTCAATCTCAACGCCGTCGCCCAGCTGCGGAACCGCCGGGACCTGCCGTGGCCGAGCGTCACGGGAATTGCGCGCGTAGTCATGGATGCCGGTGCCAACGGCATTACCGTGCATCCACGGCCTGACGAACGGCACATTCGCCGCACGGATGTGTATGAGCTGAGCGCTCTGCTGCGCGACGTCTATCCGGAGGCCGAATTCAACATCGAGGGCTATCCCAGCGACGATTTCCTCGACCTCATAGAAGACGTCAATCCGCAGCAGGTTACGTTGGTGCCCGACGATCCGGCACAGGCGACGTCCGATCACGGCTGGGATTTCCTGGGCCAAGGCGATTTTTTGACTTCGGTCGTGCAGCTTTTGCAGCGTGGGGATCGTCGCGTTTCGCTGTTCTGCGATCCCGATGCAGGGCTTGGGGGCGTGACTGCAGCCAAAGCGACCGGCGCGGAACGAGTGGAACTGTTCACCGGTCCCTATGGCGCCTGCTATGGCGATCCAGTGCGTGCGCAGGCCGAATTGGTCGCGCTGGCCGAGACCGCTGCGGCGGCGCTTTCAATCGGTCTCGAGGTCAATGCCGGTCACGACCTCACTCTCGAAAATCTTCCCGCCTTCCAGCTTGCGGTTCCAGGCGTAGCTGAAGTGTCCATCGGGCACGGCCTAACAGCCGAGGCTCTGCTTGTCGGTTTTGCGCAAGCGGTGCGGGCGTACAATGCTGTGCTCAGATGA
- the ilvN gene encoding acetolactate synthase small subunit yields the protein MNAHLQPTGSAYFLTQETQQAERHTLSVLVDNEPGILARVVGLFSARGYNIESLTVSETEHDRRLSRITVVVVATPKVLVQIKTQLERLVPVHRVHDLTAEGAFLERELALIKVKGSGEHRAETLRLADAFRAQIVDATVESFVFEVTGKPSKVDSFIALMQPLGLVEVVRTGLAAISRGPEGM from the coding sequence ATGAACGCACATTTGCAGCCGACAGGTTCGGCTTATTTCCTCACCCAGGAAACCCAGCAGGCGGAACGTCACACGCTTTCCGTTCTCGTCGACAACGAGCCAGGCATTCTCGCTCGCGTCGTGGGCCTCTTTTCCGCCCGCGGCTACAATATCGAGAGCCTGACTGTCAGTGAGACCGAACATGATCGGCGACTTAGTCGCATCACTGTTGTTGTGGTCGCCACGCCGAAGGTTCTGGTTCAGATCAAGACGCAACTGGAGCGCCTCGTGCCCGTCCATCGCGTGCATGACCTAACGGCCGAAGGTGCCTTTCTCGAGCGTGAATTGGCGCTGATCAAGGTCAAGGGCAGTGGCGAACATCGCGCGGAGACCCTGCGCCTCGCCGACGCCTTCCGTGCGCAGATCGTGGATGCGACGGTCGAGAGCTTCGTGTTCGAGGTGACCGGCAAGCCATCGAAGGTCGACAGTTTCATCGCCCTGATGCAGCCGCTCGGATTGGTTGAAGTGGTCCGCACCGGGCTCGCCGCAATTTCCCGCGGACCTGAAGGTATGTAA
- a CDS encoding acetolactate synthase 3 large subunit, with protein sequence MAEKMTGAEMVIQALTDQGVEHMFGYPGGAALPIYDAMFQQDFVKHILVRHEQGATHMAEGYARSTGKPGVVLVTSGPGATNAVTGLTDALLDSIPLICITAQVPTTLIGTDAFQECDTVGITRSCTKHNYLVKSVQDLPRILHEAFLIATTGRPGPVVIDIPKDVQFAVGEYYRPDADTLRHQSYRPQVDGDLAAIEAAVDLMLNAERPIFYTGGGVINAGPEASESLRELAELTGFPVTSTLMGLGAFPASNPQWMGMLGMHGTYEANMAMHDCDVMINIGARFDDRITGRIDAFSPDSKKIHVDIDPSSINKVVQVHVPIIGDCGRVLEEMIRIWRSRTNEPRTEAISGWWKQISQWRDVGSLNFKNSDTVIKPQWAIQRLYEATKKQGKDVYITTEVGQHQMWAAQHFHFDKPNRWMTSGGLGTMGYGLPAAVGVQVAHPDALVIDIAGEASVQMTMQEMSTAVQYRLPIKIFILNNERMGMVRQWQDLLHGSRYAHSYSESLPDFVKLAEAYGGKGIRCENPAELDAAIAEMMDYDGPVLFDVIVEKDENCLPMIPSGKPHNEIILPDTANIGDIIDEKGRQLV encoded by the coding sequence ATGGCCGAGAAAATGACCGGCGCGGAAATGGTGATCCAGGCGCTGACGGATCAGGGTGTGGAGCATATGTTCGGCTATCCGGGCGGCGCTGCCCTGCCGATCTACGACGCGATGTTCCAGCAGGATTTCGTCAAGCACATCCTGGTGCGGCATGAGCAGGGCGCAACGCACATGGCGGAAGGTTATGCGCGTTCCACCGGCAAGCCTGGCGTGGTGCTGGTGACGTCGGGTCCGGGTGCGACCAACGCCGTTACCGGTCTCACCGACGCGCTGCTCGACTCGATCCCGCTGATCTGCATCACTGCCCAGGTCCCGACGACGCTGATCGGCACCGACGCGTTCCAGGAATGCGATACCGTCGGCATCACGCGCTCCTGTACCAAGCACAATTATCTCGTGAAGTCCGTGCAGGATCTTCCGCGAATCCTGCATGAGGCCTTCCTGATCGCCACGACCGGTCGCCCCGGCCCCGTGGTCATCGACATACCCAAGGACGTGCAGTTCGCTGTCGGCGAGTATTATCGCCCCGACGCCGACACGCTGCGCCACCAGTCCTACCGTCCACAGGTTGATGGTGATCTGGCGGCGATTGAAGCGGCCGTCGATCTTATGCTCAATGCCGAGCGCCCGATCTTCTACACGGGCGGCGGCGTGATCAATGCGGGTCCCGAGGCTTCGGAGAGCCTGCGGGAGCTGGCTGAACTGACGGGATTCCCCGTCACCTCGACTCTGATGGGGCTCGGCGCCTTCCCGGCATCCAATCCGCAGTGGATGGGCATGCTGGGTATGCACGGCACCTACGAGGCCAACATGGCCATGCATGACTGCGACGTCATGATCAATATCGGTGCGCGTTTCGACGACCGTATCACAGGCCGTATCGATGCCTTCTCGCCCGACAGCAAGAAGATCCACGTCGATATCGACCCGTCATCGATCAACAAGGTCGTGCAGGTGCATGTGCCGATCATCGGCGATTGCGGCAGGGTTCTGGAAGAAATGATCCGGATCTGGCGCAGCCGGACCAATGAGCCGCGGACCGAAGCCATTTCCGGCTGGTGGAAGCAGATTTCCCAGTGGCGCGACGTCGGCTCTCTGAACTTCAAGAATTCGGACACCGTCATCAAGCCGCAATGGGCGATCCAGCGCCTTTACGAGGCGACGAAGAAGCAGGGCAAGGACGTTTACATCACGACCGAGGTTGGCCAGCACCAGATGTGGGCCGCGCAGCATTTCCACTTCGACAAGCCCAATCGCTGGATGACGTCGGGTGGCCTGGGCACGATGGGCTATGGCCTGCCCGCTGCCGTCGGGGTGCAGGTCGCTCATCCCGATGCGCTGGTGATCGACATCGCCGGTGAAGCGTCGGTGCAGATGACCATGCAGGAAATGTCCACGGCGGTTCAGTATCGGCTGCCGATCAAGATCTTCATCCTCAACAACGAACGCATGGGCATGGTCCGCCAGTGGCAGGATCTGCTGCATGGTTCGCGCTACGCGCATTCCTACTCGGAATCGCTGCCGGACTTCGTCAAGCTGGCCGAAGCCTATGGCGGCAAGGGTATCCGTTGCGAGAACCCTGCAGAGCTGGACGCCGCCATCGCCGAGATGATGGACTATGACGGCCCGGTCCTGTTCGACGTCATCGTCGAGAAAGATGAAAACTGCCTGCCGATGATCCCGTCAGGCAAACCGCACAACGAGATCATCCTGCCCGATACCGCCAATATCGGCGACATCATCGACGAGAAGGGACGCCAACTGGTCTAG